One genomic segment of Impatiens glandulifera chromosome 6, dImpGla2.1, whole genome shotgun sequence includes these proteins:
- the LOC124943467 gene encoding LOB domain-containing protein 18-like, with product MSPEINSIARIVIKPCGACRYLRKKCLDNCIFTPYFDSDKGTANFASIHNIFGASNVTKLLTNIPIDKRPGAVRTLNYEAHDRLQDPIYGCVSQIFGLQNHVINLQREIVCLQAQVARQPPPQQQPQSSLSMSDFLISRIHGQPFSSSSMIGTHSPELRWAAVMGKSLLGVTDE from the exons atgagccCCGAGATCAATTCCATAGCCAGAATCGTTATCAAGCCATGCGGAGCCTGTAGATACTTGCGAAAGAAATGCCTCGACAATTGTATATTCACACCTTACTTTGACTCTGATAAAGGAACCGCCAATTTCGCATCgattcataatatttttggaGCGAGCAACGTTACAAAACTTCTAACGAATATTCCGATCGACAAACGGCCCGGTGCAGTTAGGACTTTAAATTATGAAGCTCATGATCGTCTCCAAGATCCTATATATGGTTGCGTATCTCAAATCTTTGGTCTTCAAAATCAT GTGATCAATCTTCAACGAGAGATTGTGTGCTTACAAGCCCAAGTAGCCAGGCAGCCGCCACCTCAGCAACAGCCACAGTCTTCTCTGTCCATGTCGGATTTTCTCATCAGCCGGATTCATGGGCAGCCGTTCAGCAGCAGTTCCATGATCGGAACCCATTCACCGGAGCTCCGGTGGGCGGCGGTGATGGGGAAGAGTTTGCTGGGAGTTACCGATGAGTAA